The Allocoprobacillus halotolerans nucleotide sequence AAATAGTCAATATGATCCAATCCAATGTTAGTATTCGCACAAATCAAAGGAGAAACAATATTAGTTGCATCTAATTCGCCTCCCAATCCTACTTCAAAGATCGCAAAATCAACACGATGTTTTATAAAGAACATAATTGCAATAAAAACTTCTATTTCAAACATAGATAATTCATATTCCAACCATAAATCCATATATCTATTTGCATAAGTAATAATTTCATCTTCTTGAATATGTTGATCATTGATACGCATAATTTCTAAACGTGTGACAAGAACCGGCGAAGTAAATGTAGCAACTTTATATCCTGCTTTTTGTAAAACAGATCGCATATAATTTGTTGTTGATCCTTTTCCATTTGTTCCACCAATATGAATCGTCTTCAATAAAATTTGAGGAGTGCCCATATCTTGCATAAAATGTCGAAAATTATCCAAAGCATAAACACGCTGTTTTTGACTTGCAATAAAGTCATGGACTTGTTTATATTCAGTAAAACGTTTCATAATCTTATGATGATAAACAAGTTGATTATCTCTATCTGTCCTTTGAAAACCTAAAGATAGACATAACTCTTTCCACTGTACAAATGATTCAATATACAAATCATCCTGTGTTAATGTTATTGCCATATTTATCAATTGTCTGGCAATATCAACTCGTTGATTTTGTATCCAGAAATAAACAATCTTTTTAAAATCATAAAT carries:
- a CDS encoding bifunctional folylpolyglutamate synthase/dihydrofolate synthase, whose protein sequence is MELRVLRGHEIKEFAQLFNDDQKFSMDIMMASYHKDILFIGAFDQKLVGAIGIYDFKKIVYFWIQNQRVDIARQLINMAITLTQDDLYIESFVQWKELCLSLGFQRTDRDNQLVYHHKIMKRFTEYKQVHDFIASQKQRVYALDNFRHFMQDMGTPQILLKTIHIGGTNGKGSTTNYMRSVLQKAGYKVATFTSPVLVTRLEIMRINDQHIQEDEIITYANRYMDLWLEYELSMFEIEVFIAIMFFIKHRVDFAIFEVGLGGELDATNIVSPLICANTNIGLDHIDYLGDTYEKIARTKAGIVKEGIPFVTGEKNKFA